ttattcattatttaattccatttctactatttttagtgatttttcaaagtcaaactactgctacttaccgaaaactattttagtacaaatattgttaactagtttataacatctttacttcaattcattcaaactctatacatgccatataaatcttcaaacataaaacaaaagctaccgaattgatctggatagtgtgctttgttgtgttgatccgatctacccacttcacttcaagtcaatctacataaaaatattaaacacacacaagtaagcttattgaagcttagtaagttcataggttaaaagtaatgcttaccaaacataatatttccaaacaataccaaaacatttactaaagtttcctgctattcacaaccattgttataataattcacatagttgagctcaacaagaataactactcaatctctttcatttggatcacttctctttatttcttataatcaaattaggaaacggcttatttAAATTGAGTACgccgttgctcaatgccacgattcacaactcagtatggttttcctcattgaaataccatacctacatttttaactcggtatgggaaatgccatacctacatttcttaactcaagatggatttgataataccatacctacatttcacattcaagatggataataccatacctacatttcacaactcagtatggatgataccatacctacatttcacactttgccatggaacaaccatggtcttatccatcaattcatcacacgccACGATactaacgtactcaatcctgctttttcctaatttgcatttccacatttattctttcattaacaaaatctacacaatcccacaacaaattcgtatataataacacattatatacttcaatcattcacaaataaacatctaatttcaaccatatgaacttacccggctaatttgtagaagatattgaaattttgggactattcgcaactttttcttttcctcgttcttctttggattcttgatctataatataaaatatttctactcattagcatttatttgatttctatttcacttcacaatttatgctgttcaaatttcgaaattgcacttttaccccaaaatttacagttttcacaatttagtccctactcaattcacccatcaattgaactaatttttctcaattaacactttattttatcattataaactatttcaaaaccttttatattctgaatttcaacagcaaccttcaattcacaactttttcacaattaggtcctaaatatcatttcctatcaaaatcacttaataaaaccaccttaatatgaaattagaacttaaatttcataataattcatcataaaattcccttatccatccagggtaacttccaatttcacccataaaatcaaaaactaatgaattctacaagtggacctaattgtaaaagtcataaaaacataaaattatcaagaaaaagcaagaattagactcacatgatgtaaaaataagaaaaccagctttctccagaccttctatggcgttttggctgagaaattatgaagaaaatgtctagattttcaattacatcattatttaactattaacttttatctatttccaattttgccccttgttcacattgttttcttgcttatttcatacccaaaccgtccagccattaacctttgggtctaattgctctttaaatccatcttttaaatacttaagctatttactcacaatttaacaaattttgtgctattttcaatttaatccttttcaattaattagccatccaaacgttaaaattttctaactaaactttaatattaactcaatgacactccataaatatttataaaaatatttatagctcgattttcaactttgaggtctcgatacctcatttttgacccgtttgacctaataaattcttttaattcactaatttcaccatttcacaaattcttctaaattcttacttgactcataaatattaaattactatcttgttcaatcttatttgtcgaatttagtgatctcaaatcaccatttccgacaccactgaaaattaggccgttacatgtCCCCTCAActcaaaaaataagtaaattagtcaTTGTATATTAGATAAAAATGAAAAGTGGTCattttgttaaagatttcatctatttttactattaaaaacggATCTTTGTACATCACGGTCATTGTCTGGTTATTTCATTAGTCACACCGATTTTTAATAGtacaaatagataaaatttttaacagaatgacCAATTTGCTTTTGAATCTAACATATTGagactaatttatctatttttaatgaaggggtcaaaatgcaatctGATTCCTAAGAGAGGAGCTTCTATGGTATTTTTACCCTCTACTTTACCAATTCAACCAAAGCAATATTTAAtggttataatttaaaaaaatgttaCATAAATTTGGAATAGAATGTAACTTGTTTTAGTATAGGTTGAATAAAAGTAAGtagaattttagtttttaatgttaAAGATGATAAGTTAACAAAATAAAAGACTTGTTAATTCAGTTGGTATATTATAGAAGAGATGAGTTAAAAATGattaagaaaacaaaataaagaaatgggaTTATATTGGTGAAAAGCacataaagaaatttaaaaagaaaattggaTTTACAGCCTTGCATGGGCCATTTTATTtgtaaacaaaacaaaaagaaaaatgcatTTACAGCTCAAACAATGTGCGTCATAACTCTATATCTATTCAACCAAAATAATGATAAGAAAAAGAAGAGCATGGAAGTGGGACTGATCACTTATTGCTGGAAATATCCAAATATTTTCACATGAATTAAGACCCCATTGTGTGTTCTGTGTTGCAATTTGAATCAATCATATCAACAATATCCCAATCCACAAGCTCAACACCAACATTACCAATCTCCCACCGCCCAATCCTTGAACCCCATTAGTGTTATCTTCCGCATCAGCCGGCTCGCTGTCCGCCGGTGCATCTGCCTCCGGCTCATTTGCCTCCTTCGCTACCACCGGCTTGAACAGCTCCTTTGGCATCAACACCTTATTGATTTTGAACACAATCAACGGCTCTTCCTCTTTCAAAATCCCCAAAACCTTGGCGGTCACGACAGTCGTCTCCAAGGACACCACCTCGTCTTCGTTGCTCACCGAGAAATCGTAGCTGTTCGCTCCATCCGTTGCCAACGTGTTCATAACTCCATTGTTGGTCTTCAGCATTTGCAACGACATGAACACCGGAATCCCATGGTACAACAGCAGCGACACTTTCTTCGACGCCGTCAGATTCTTGTATTTGGGCATGAAACCTTTGACGGCACTGTCGGTCGGGCAAAACACAGTTAAACCCGCGTCCATGTTTTCGTTAAATTTGTCATCGGCTCCCGAAGCTGTCAGCAAATCCGCAAAAGCTTTACATCCTTGCTTCGACATGATTTCCGTTAGGTTAAGCTGGCTTGGTGCCGCCGTTGGTGCTTCAGCTTCAGCTGAATTCAAAGCCTGGATGGAAGTTTTAGAACATTTTCATCAATATTACAACAACTGATGAAACGTACGTGACTGAAGACTTCTAACAAaggcttaaaaaaaaaaaaaacacttacatGACTGATTTGCACAATGGAGATATTGTAAGGAATCTCTTTTATGGATTTAACGAAAGTAGCATCGAGTTTTCCCTCGTTGTCTTCAGCCCCGAACCCAACTTTTCCGCCTTTAAGGTTAGTAATGTTGACGTACCCCGAAGTTCCAGGGGCGGCGCCGGTGGCCTGGAACATGGTGGAAGTCAAAGTTGATCCTTTGGAAATGCGGTGAAGCTTCTTGGAACCGAAGTAGTCAACGAGAACGTGGAGGGAGAGGATGTTCTTGAGGGTGTAGAGGGAGTAATGCTTGGCCAGGAGAGACGACATGGCGGTGTTGTCGAGGGCTAGGACGGTTATGGTTTGGCGTCGGTTGATCTGGGAGGCCAGGTGAGTGGTGGTAAGGTAATGGTTGAAGGTGGAGAATTGGGGATATTTGGCGAGGAGGCGTGTGATGTTGTGTGCATTTGAGGTGGTGGTGgaagagaggaggaggaggaagaagAGGAGGAAGAGGGTGGCGGCTTTTGGTGGCGACATGGTGGAACAGAGGTGGAGACTGGTGAAGGAGAAGAGGGATGGCTGTTTTAAGTAGGGAGGGGGATGGATGGAGTACACGTTGGCGAGGCTTACCATTGCCAACTAAGATTGACTGGGAGGGGACCTACATTTAGCTGCCCTTTATCCTCACATGCCTATTGGTTGATGGAGAATAATCTATATTTCAATCATCCGTGTAAAACCAAACTTATACCCACAACCTTAATATTCATCACGCTTATCTCTTTTTATCTTATAGTGCCTGATTCACAAAATTAACGAGTTTGTGCCAAGGAAGTACATAGTTtgacaaaacaaaaaaattaaaaattaaaattagattAATAATCGAATCAATTAAACCATTATTTTATTAgtctaattgatttgattaaaaatattaaaattttataaaaataaaaaatttcaactcTATCCTTATTTTAATAGGTGAAAATTTTATTTGGTTAaaaaaaacataacttttatGTTATTCTTTGCTAACAAACTTTTTTTTTCCTAACAAAcggtttaaaaaattaaaattatacattTGATGCTATCTTTACCCCGGCATTTTGGAAATtatgtatttaattattttaacaatAATAAGAGTGGTTAGGCTCTACCGACAGTCACCTCACCTATTCTTTTTAACGGTTAGGATTTTGTTTTCAGGCCGCTGTGTTTgttctttttgtgtttttgttcATTGTGACACTCTGACTTTGTTTAACCACtttcataaattaattttaaaagctgtattttaatataaaaataataataatttgtttCAATGAGCATTCGACGTTTTAACTGACAATTATTAATGTTTAATGAAATAATATTACTATAAATGAATTGTTTACTAACTTAATGATGCTGCAAAAATTGGAATAAATATTAACTTTATACATTAATTTTGATTTGGTATAtgtattttgattttgtataattatacacataaaatttgaattatagtatatatatatatatatatatatatatatatatatacatgaaattttgttttgattcaattgtacatattaaaaaaatacatacaactattttcatgtTGGTTTAATATATCTGTTTATGTATGTAATATATCAATGCAAAATTATGTTAGTTCAATAATATTGTTAGTGActtgtgaaaattgaatcaaatcaaaattttatatataaatatgacattACACATcgaattaaaattcatatataattttgatatataTCCCTACAAAAGTTTAAGTCAATTTAGAAGAAGATAGTTCCATTCAAGCCTATGCatgatattaataatattataattagtGAAATTTATCTAACTTTTTAGTTCAaatttttatctttaaattttatatttttgtataaactttttcaaatttttgaatGACTCTTTAATTGATGTACAGTACAACAAATCAACTATTTCTACGATTtcgaataaaatatttttatatatttgaaactCAAATTAAGTTTTTACATAGGTAAAATTACttctcaattttgaaattgagtaaattagacactttcaaaaaattaaaataatttaattattgttaattttaaaagtgAGCAACAAA
This is a stretch of genomic DNA from Gossypium arboreum isolate Shixiya-1 chromosome 11, ASM2569848v2, whole genome shotgun sequence. It encodes these proteins:
- the LOC108470388 gene encoding fasciclin-like arabinogalactan protein 2; protein product: MVSLANVYSIHPPPYLKQPSLFSFTSLHLCSTMSPPKAATLFLLFFLLLLSSTTTSNAHNITRLLAKYPQFSTFNHYLTTTHLASQINRRQTITVLALDNTAMSSLLAKHYSLYTLKNILSLHVLVDYFGSKKLHRISKGSTLTSTMFQATGAAPGTSGYVNITNLKGGKVGFGAEDNEGKLDATFVKSIKEIPYNISIVQISHALNSAEAEAPTAAPSQLNLTEIMSKQGCKAFADLLTASGADDKFNENMDAGLTVFCPTDSAVKGFMPKYKNLTASKKVSLLLYHGIPVFMSLQMLKTNNGVMNTLATDGANSYDFSVSNEDEVVSLETTVVTAKVLGILKEEEPLIVFKINKVLMPKELFKPVVAKEANEPEADAPADSEPADAEDNTNGVQGLGGGRLVMLVLSLWIGILLI